gatgtatggtgggaatgacagcaagatgtatggtgggaatgacagcaagatgtatggtgggaatggcagcaagatgtatggtgggaatgacagcaagatgtatggtgggaatggcagcaagatgtatggtggacATCGCAGCAAGGTGTATGGTGGGAAtgacagcaagatgtatggtgggaaTGGCAGCAAGGTGTATGGTGGGAAtgacagcaagatgtatggtgggaatggcagcaagatgtatggtgggaatggcagcaagatgtatggtggacATCGCAGCAAGGTGTATGGTGGGAAtgacagcaagatgtatggtgggaaTGGCAGCAAGGTGTATGGTGGgaatggcagcaagatgtatggtgggaatggcagcaagatgtatggtgggaatgacagcaagatgtatggtgggaatggcagcaagatgtatggtgggaatgacagcaagatgtatggtgggaatggcagcaagatgtatggtgggaatggcagcaagatgtatggtgggaatggcagcaagatgtatggtgggaatggcagcaagatgtatggtggacATAGCAGCAAGGTGTATGGTGGgaatggcagcaagatgtatggtgagaatggcagcaagatgtatggtgggaatggcagcaagatgtatggtgggaatggcagcaagatgtatggtgggaatggcagcaagatgtatggtgggaatggcagcaagatgtatggtgggaatggcagcaagatgtatggtgggaaTGGCAGCAAGATGAATGGTGGGTAAATAACATGGGAACCCTTAACGGTTCCCATGGCATTTGCCCTACATGTAgtttgctgccatatcgactataacaataTTAAGatcactgttcattgcttaaataaagACAGTACATTAATAACAGCGCTGTTTGACTTACACTTCGGTACATCTATAGTACTAGTGTTATTTGCCCAATATTATAATTCCACTCCATTGCTCTATACTATACCGCCAGTGGCAAGGCCCTGTTGGGGTGTACAATAAATGCGCCTCATGCTCTTTATTGAAAAGCAAAATTGCACGCCAATTGGTCAATAATCATGGTATTGTTTTCATAGGACTACAGGCCAACTTGTAGCATAACCAATATAatatttgttaatatttcacaatcataaaaatatcaatgatgACCACCACGAGAATGTTAATATTCATAACAACTTTCTATTCATAGTTGGAATTCCCATTTTGTTTACTTAATATCATATCTATTCGTCTTCTACGTTCTTCGGTGTTGCTTATGATGTCAAATAATATTGAATCCATAAGTTCCTTTAAGTGGTCGTCCCCCTCATCCAGAGAGCCAAtactgtatatcctatatgATTGACTGGTAAACTTCTCCCGAACCGCAGTCAGAACATTACTCTGTTgtttaatatctttaaaatttacaaaatataaagaagGGTTATTTCCAGAACCTTCATAATAACGAGTACGTATTGTTTTCAAAAGATTACTTTCAATTTGCCTCCAACTCGCTTCAGTCGTATTTTCACCGTGTACACATTCTGTTTTGTTGAACAGCAGTTCGTTCAATCTATCGCATAGGACAATGATTATCTTTGGAGAACTGGTTATTATATCTATTTCGTCAAAACAATTGATAAAATCCGGTTTCAAATATTTCACGTCTAACGCTTGCAGAGATTTAAGGATTTTAATCATACGTTGAACACGTGTATCCAAAGGACTTTCGTTCAAGTTAAACTCTTTCGGGAAATGAGGGTAGAAAACTCCAATGTTCATGGAATGTTGCCGGATTTGATGAGATTGAACGTCCGTTTCTGTGAGGGAGGATTCTGTAGAGCTAGGTTCTGATATCTGTATGGAATCACCTGaaacaaataaagaaacatgtgcatttttgccagtgaaatacagatatttatcaaactaataaaatcTATCTTTACTGCAGCGACGAGCAGTTACTTGAATGGTTCCCCGTTGAAtctaacatatatttcacttatATGATAGAgtatcgatatttttcactcgtgctttgCAATCGTGAAattatcgatattctgtcaaactcgtgaaatatacaatgtatgtcatattcaacgggaaacaaTTAAATATCCTATATATATGTGATGCCTAAAACCTTTATAATACATGcttacatcatacataagaaaaATATGGAACACGTTGACCTATGAACcgaaatatattgttttatttatgcaAGACCATTCTTCATTTCAGTGTTTTGAGAAGTCATGTTGTCAAGTACTACTGAGTACTGCCCCCCGCCAGCGTGTTGACTTTTGACAGGTTATAATATCAGCAACAACTACTCCAATCAGTATTTCGAAAGGTAATGTAAGTCGTCAATGTTTTAACGGGGCACATCAGCAAAAACTAACACAGTCAGTATTTTAATGTAAAGTGCCATAT
Above is a window of Pecten maximus chromosome 7, xPecMax1.1, whole genome shotgun sequence DNA encoding:
- the LOC117330549 gene encoding uncharacterized protein LOC117330549, whose amino-acid sequence is MGKETGYITYRNDNKIHPLEIVPVKAKPPPVEKPHIPLLLVMAGVVTCVTLIAFFIILKIACRNYRTRIGERDHRQQSLLRNYDGGTGDSIQISEPSSTESSLTETDVQSHQIRQHSMNIGVFYPHFPKEFNLNESPLDTRVQRMIKILKSLQALDVKYLKPDFINCFDEIDIITSSPKIIIVLCDRLNELLFNKTECVHGENTTEASWRQIESNLLKTIRTRYYEGSGNNPSLYFVNFKDIKQQSNVLTAVREKFTSQSYRIYSIGSLDEGDDHLKELMDSILFDIISNTEERRRRIDMILSKQNGNSNYE